A part of Gemmatimonadota bacterium genomic DNA contains:
- the dnaK gene encoding molecular chaperone DnaK, which translates to MSNVIGIDLGTTNSCVAVMEGGDPVVVPNSEGGRTTPSVVAFAQDGERLIGEVAKRQAVTNPTKTIYSIKRFMGRRREEVSTEISEVPYTVTSDANGLASVQLDDKTYTPPEISAMVLQKMKQTAEDYLGETITQAVVTVPAYFNDAQRQATKDAGKIAGLDVLRIVNEPTAASLAYGLDKKSDEKIAVFDLGGGTFDISILELGDGVFEVKSTNGDTHLGGDDFDQRVIDFLAEEFLKENSVDLRQDPMALQRLKEAAEKAKCELSTSASTDINLPFITADASGPKHLNVNLSRARFEQLVDDLVQRTKGPCEQAIRDAGLSASDIDEVILVGGSTRIPKVQEIVQEVFGKEPNRGVNPDEVVAIGAAIQAGVLSGDVTDVLLLDVTPLSLGIETLGGVMTRLIDRNTTIPSKKAEVFSTAADSQPSVEIHVLQGERDMSVDNRTIGRFHLDGIPPAPRGVPQIEVTFDIDANGILNVSAKDKGTGKEQNIRIEASSGLSDAEIDKMVNDAQANAAEDKQKREAVEIKNAAEQQVHQTEKQMEEMGDKVSAETKAKVTEAVDKVKDALKGDNVDAIKSANENLTQVWHQVASELYQQASAEEGPQGAPGEPPSGGAEGPKQSDDGAVDAEYEEVVDDKKK; encoded by the coding sequence ATGAGCAACGTAATAGGCATTGATCTGGGAACGACCAACTCTTGTGTCGCTGTGATGGAAGGCGGCGACCCGGTTGTTGTTCCAAATTCAGAAGGGGGACGGACCACGCCCTCTGTCGTTGCATTCGCACAGGATGGGGAGCGCCTCATTGGTGAGGTTGCCAAAAGGCAGGCTGTGACCAATCCGACCAAGACCATTTATTCTATCAAGCGGTTTATGGGGCGTCGCCGAGAAGAGGTGAGCACTGAGATTTCCGAAGTGCCTTACACGGTCACGAGTGACGCCAATGGGCTGGCATCTGTACAGCTCGACGACAAGACATATACCCCGCCCGAGATTTCGGCGATGGTGCTTCAAAAGATGAAGCAAACCGCTGAAGATTATCTCGGTGAAACCATCACGCAGGCCGTGGTCACAGTTCCCGCATATTTTAATGATGCACAGCGACAGGCCACCAAAGATGCTGGCAAAATTGCTGGCCTCGATGTATTGCGCATTGTCAATGAACCAACGGCTGCATCACTGGCTTATGGGCTGGACAAAAAGAGCGATGAAAAAATCGCGGTTTTCGATCTCGGTGGCGGCACATTTGATATTTCCATTCTCGAACTGGGCGATGGCGTTTTTGAAGTCAAATCCACCAATGGCGATACCCATTTGGGTGGAGATGACTTTGATCAGCGCGTTATTGACTTTCTGGCTGAGGAATTTTTAAAAGAAAATAGCGTGGATTTGCGCCAGGATCCCATGGCTCTGCAACGCCTGAAAGAAGCGGCAGAAAAAGCCAAGTGCGAATTATCGACTTCCGCATCTACCGACATCAATCTGCCGTTTATCACAGCCGATGCATCTGGACCCAAGCATCTCAATGTCAACCTGTCGCGCGCGCGATTTGAGCAACTCGTCGATGACCTCGTCCAGCGCACGAAAGGGCCTTGTGAACAGGCTATTCGGGATGCCGGTCTTTCGGCTTCTGATATTGACGAAGTGATTCTGGTGGGCGGTTCAACGCGCATCCCCAAAGTACAGGAAATTGTGCAGGAAGTTTTTGGCAAAGAGCCTAACAGGGGGGTAAATCCCGATGAAGTTGTCGCCATTGGTGCGGCTATTCAAGCGGGTGTGCTCTCTGGAGATGTGACCGATGTGCTATTGCTCGATGTGACGCCGCTCTCGCTGGGTATTGAAACGCTCGGCGGCGTGATGACGCGCCTTATTGATCGCAACACCACAATTCCATCGAAAAAGGCCGAAGTGTTTTCAACTGCTGCCGACAGCCAGCCTTCGGTGGAGATTCACGTCTTGCAGGGCGAGCGCGATATGTCAGTAGATAATCGCACCATTGGTCGGTTCCATCTCGATGGTATTCCGCCTGCACCGCGCGGTGTGCCGCAAATTGAAGTCACATTTGACATCGATGCAAATGGTATTCTCAATGTTTCGGCAAAGGACAAGGGCACGGGCAAAGAGCAGAATATTCGCATCGAAGCATCGTCGGGATTGTCAGACGCAGAAATTGATAAAATGGTCAATGACGCACAGGCGAATGCCGCCGAAGATAAGCAGAAACGCGAGGCTGTGGAAATCAAAAATGCGGCCGAGCAGCAGGTGCATCAGACCGAAAAACAGATGGAAGAGATGGGTGACAAGGTCAGCGCTGAGACGAAGGCCAAAGTGACAGAGGCTGTTGACAAGGTCAAAGACGCCCTCAAGGGAGATAATGTCGATGCGATTAAATCGGCGAATGAAAATCTCACCCAGGTCTGGCATCAGGTTGCGAGTGAACTCTATCAGCAAGCTTCAGCAGAGGAGGGGCCCCAGGGTGCGCCAGGAGAACCTCCGTCAGGTGGTGCAGAAGGTCCCAAACAAAGCGATGATGGGGCTGTTGATGCTGAATATGAAGAAGTTGTGGATGATAAGAAGAAGTAA
- a CDS encoding zinc ribbon domain-containing protein: EYACTACEHEFEAFHSITADPIRLCPECGEQKVERLISGGAGLIFKGSGFYITDYRSEGYKEAAKKDKEAASGKKSDKKKSETKKTSESKSSDTKAA; encoded by the coding sequence ATGAATATGCGTGTACTGCATGCGAGCACGAATTTGAAGCTTTTCACTCCATCACCGCCGATCCCATTCGCCTGTGTCCCGAATGCGGCGAGCAAAAGGTCGAGCGTCTCATTAGTGGCGGCGCGGGGTTGATCTTTAAGGGATCGGGTTTTTACATCACCGATTATCGAAGTGAAGGATACAAGGAAGCAGCTAAAAAGGATAAAGAAGCAGCCAGCGGCAAAAAATCTGACAAAAAGAAATCAGAGACTAAAAAGACCTCTGAATCAAAAAGCTCGGATACCAAAGCAGCATAA